In the Gossypium arboreum isolate Shixiya-1 chromosome 10, ASM2569848v2, whole genome shotgun sequence genome, one interval contains:
- the LOC108488802 gene encoding F-box/kelch-repeat protein At1g80440-like gives MTMELIPSLPNDVARECLIRVKYDQFATLLSTCNGWKTEIERPEFFQLRKATSHGQKLLVMAQSRPHPDIKQPAHKGRSVKTAFGLSVLELDTGIWVDLPLLPHHFPNGIPYFCHLVAVGYDLILIGGLDPVTWDASPSVFVFNFLTAKWRRGADMPGARRSMFGCASGHGPMVYVAGGHDEEKNALKSALAYDVVRDEWTPLPDMSRERDEVKGVFRHGKFHAVGGYCTETQGRFERSAEVFDVETWHWDHVREDFLEASTCPSTCTPGNDMDMYMIYEGNVVASKDAKWQVIAKLPGDVCKMSYMTRWQDKLMVIGSLRLDEPHNAYVLNLEKSEWTKLWIPQDYSGHVHTGCYLEI, from the coding sequence ATGACCATGGAGCTGATCCCGAGTCTCCCTAATGATGTTGCCCGTGAGTGTTTGATCCGAGTCAAGTATGATCAATTCGCTACGCTTTTGTCAACTTGCAATGGGTGGAAGACGGAGATCGAGCGGCCCGAGTTCTTTCAGCTCAGGAAGGCTACTTCCCATGGTCAAAAGCTGCTTGTCATGGCTCAATCTCGCCCTCACCCGGATATCAAACAACCTGCTCATAAAGGCCGCTCTGTTAAAACTGCTTTCGGTCTATCTGTTTTGGAGCTGGATACGGGTATTTGGGTTGACTTGCCACTGCTCCCTCATCACTTCCCTAATGGGATTCCTTATTTTTGCCACCTTGTTGCTGTCGGCTATGATCTTATACTCATCGGTGGTTTAGATCCAGTGACTTGGGACGCCTCCCCTTCGGTCTTTGTTTTCAATTTCTTGACGGCCAAGTGGCGCCGGGGGGCTGATATGCCCGGCGCACGCAGGTCTATGTTCGGATGCGCTTCCGGTCATGGTCCGATGGTGTATGTTGCCGGCGGTCATGACGAAGAGAAGAATGCTTTGAAATCTGCATTGGCATATGACGTGGTGAGGGATGAATGGACTCCGTTACCCGACATGTCAAGAGAACGGGACGAGGTTAAGGGCGTTTTTCGCCACGGCAAGTTCCACGCCGTCGGCGGCTACTGCACCGAAACGCAAGGCCGATTCGAGAGAAGCGCCGAGGTGTTCGATGTTGAGACATGGCATTGGGATCACGTGCGGGAAGACTTCTTGGAAGCCAGCACGTGTCCGAGCACTTGCACACCTGGAAATGACATGGATATGTATATGATTTACGAAGGTAACGTGGTGGCATCAAAAGACGCCAAATGGCAAGTGATTGCCAAGCTACCTGGTGACGTGTGCAAGATGTCCTACATGACGAGGTGGCAAGACAAGTTGATGGTGATTGGTTCTTTAAGATTGGATGAGCCCCACAATGCTTACGTGTTGAATTTGGAGAAATCTGAATGGACCAAATTGTGGATCCCTCAAGATTACTCTGGTCATGTTCATACGGGATGTTACTTAGAGATTTGA